The following proteins are co-located in the Paenibacillus sp. FSL H8-0079 genome:
- a CDS encoding iron ABC transporter permease, which yields MMLTTSIIILVIALISINSGKMNLTPLEVWQVLIGQGTDQQNMIVYEFRLPRIVLAVIVGIGMGVSGCVMQTLLRNDMASPGTLGINSGTGLFVLIFVVIFSVQGVSSAIVLPLLAFVGGMTAAILIFVLAYRRGKDISPTSLILTGVALASGYSAFTIMLTLKLDHTQMDFMVRWFAGELWGDDWRYLRVLVPWTLILCLYVFYKSRVLNALKLGDSLGKGLGVAVKPEFIGLAVAAVALSSASVSLGGNFFFVGLIAPHISRRLVGHNHKFLVPTSCLTGAMIVLLADTISRTISFGVSIPTGILITILSTPYFLYLLSKAN from the coding sequence ATGATGCTGACCACGTCGATTATCATCCTTGTCATTGCATTGATTAGCATCAATTCAGGAAAGATGAATCTGACGCCGCTTGAAGTATGGCAAGTGTTAATTGGTCAAGGAACAGATCAACAGAACATGATTGTATATGAATTTCGTCTTCCTCGTATTGTGCTGGCGGTCATTGTCGGTATAGGAATGGGAGTCTCAGGCTGTGTAATGCAAACATTGCTGCGAAACGATATGGCTAGTCCCGGTACGCTGGGGATTAATTCTGGAACAGGGCTGTTTGTCCTGATTTTCGTGGTGATTTTCTCCGTGCAAGGTGTTTCTTCTGCGATAGTTTTACCGCTACTAGCATTCGTCGGCGGGATGACAGCAGCTATTTTAATTTTTGTTTTGGCTTATCGGCGTGGAAAGGATATTTCTCCTACTTCATTGATTTTAACTGGTGTGGCTTTGGCAAGCGGCTATAGCGCATTTACGATCATGTTGACGCTTAAGCTGGATCATACTCAGATGGATTTTATGGTTCGCTGGTTTGCAGGGGAACTGTGGGGAGATGATTGGAGATATTTGCGTGTCTTAGTCCCATGGACCCTCATCCTGTGTTTGTATGTTTTCTACAAATCCCGGGTGCTTAATGCGTTGAAACTTGGTGATTCATTGGGCAAGGGACTTGGAGTGGCTGTAAAACCCGAGTTTATAGGTTTGGCGGTTGCGGCGGTTGCCTTATCTTCAGCAAGTGTTTCACTTGGCGGAAACTTTTTCTTTGTTGGACTGATTGCTCCTCATATTTCCAGAAGATTGGTAGGTCACAATCATAAGTTTTTGGTGCCAACCTCTTGTCTGACTGGAGCCATGATTGTATTGTTGGCGGACACGATCAGCCGTACGATCAGCTTCGGTGTAAGTATTCCGACAGGAATTTTAATTACGATCTTGAGCACTCCATATTTTTTGTATTTGTTGTCAAAAGCAAATTGA
- a CDS encoding NAD(P)/FAD-dependent oxidoreductase → MDELYDLTIIGGGPAGLYAAFYSGMRDMKTKIIEANDELGGVLRTFPEKMIWDVGGTTPIRGEELIRRTIEQSQTFQPTILLGQKITNFERLEGGTIRLYTETGEQHHTKTVLLAVGYGIPKPVKLELEGVERFEVNNLFYTVTQMDYFRNKRVLISGGGDTAVDWANELEGIAAEVIIVHRRNQFGGHEQPVKQMLESSVRVYTPHTISGLHANAVGDAIEYVTISRLDENGEMENEKERIVVDAVIVNHGTRSDWGDLGGWEMDRGEWNKFKVNDRMETSLPGFYCAGDAAGYAAKIGLIATAFSDSIIAVNQAKAYIDPTAKRMASVSSHSDVFYEWNKALQENK, encoded by the coding sequence TTGGATGAACTTTATGATCTTACGATTATTGGCGGTGGACCAGCTGGTCTCTATGCTGCCTTCTATAGCGGAATGCGAGATATGAAAACCAAAATTATTGAGGCTAATGATGAATTGGGTGGCGTATTGCGTACGTTCCCGGAAAAAATGATCTGGGATGTCGGCGGTACTACACCGATTCGCGGCGAAGAATTAATTCGCAGGACGATTGAACAGAGCCAGACCTTTCAGCCGACCATTTTATTGGGACAAAAAATAACCAACTTCGAGCGGCTGGAAGGTGGCACAATTCGTCTATACACTGAGACAGGCGAACAGCATCACACCAAAACGGTACTACTCGCCGTAGGTTACGGCATACCTAAGCCAGTTAAACTCGAATTGGAAGGTGTAGAACGTTTTGAAGTAAATAATCTGTTCTATACAGTGACCCAAATGGATTATTTTCGGAATAAGCGTGTCCTCATATCCGGGGGTGGCGATACAGCGGTGGATTGGGCGAATGAGTTGGAGGGGATCGCAGCCGAAGTTATTATAGTTCATAGACGTAACCAATTTGGCGGTCACGAACAGCCTGTTAAACAAATGCTGGAGTCTTCGGTCAGAGTATACACACCACATACCATTTCCGGTCTGCATGCCAATGCTGTTGGGGATGCCATAGAGTACGTGACGATATCTCGTTTAGATGAGAACGGGGAGATGGAGAATGAGAAAGAACGAATTGTCGTGGATGCAGTTATTGTAAACCATGGTACACGTAGTGATTGGGGAGATCTTGGTGGTTGGGAGATGGATCGAGGCGAGTGGAACAAGTTCAAAGTAAATGACAGAATGGAAACCAGTTTGCCCGGTTTTTACTGTGCGGGAGATGCTGCGGGTTATGCAGCAAAGATTGGTTTAATTGCTACGGCATTCAGCGACTCCATTATAGCAGTCAACCAAGCCAAAGCCTATATTGATCCAACTGCCAAAAGAATGGCGTCGGTTTCTTCACATAGCGATGTATTTTATGAGTGGAACAAGGCGCTTCAGGAAAATAAGTAA
- a CDS encoding ankyrin repeat domain-containing protein has protein sequence MRMGCPRGLQQRYGPQFRHISDELVRWLVEQGADINSPDKYQRTPLHAHASHWSGNVPLFLELGADLDAVDYQNETPLHAAYVEDFSDSAGCWCNSHPGNERVCEADR, from the coding sequence ATGCGAATGGGATGCCCGCGGGGGCTACAGCAAAGGTACGGCCCTCAGTTTCGGCATATTTCGGATGAACTGGTCCGCTGGCTGGTAGAGCAAGGGGCAGATATTAATTCACCCGACAAATATCAACGTACGCCTTTACATGCCCATGCTTCACACTGGTCAGGAAATGTACCCCTGTTCCTTGAATTAGGTGCGGATCTGGACGCTGTGGATTACCAAAATGAAACACCGTTACATGCAGCGTATGTCGAAGATTTCAGCGATTCTGCTGGATGCTGGTGCAACAGTCACCCCGGAAATGAAAGAGTCTGTGAAGCGGATCGGTAA
- a CDS encoding BREX system ATP-binding domain-containing protein, whose translation MSLVMMKELMNGTEMNITSFLDVAIGLTESVHRAHKQSTFMGHLNPSGIQIQMDLNVAILTDQRLIDYTYVSPEQTGKINHMPDKRSDLYVLGMIFYEMLTGHRPFHAQSTEEWIHVHLAVVPKPLSDWRSSLAGSLESMIMKLLSKKPEERYQSAYGLLSDLKRCATSMKETGEVVSFEIARADEASRFRLPRTLFGREREEKALQDAFEQARAGASSFVFVSGMAGSGKTVLVRELQMVVRMAGGRFVSGKCDVLNRDIPFSSLLEALRSLIRQIWSESPDSVAKLKKKLTKALGTGAAVIVQILPEAAELFDEIPAIEPLHPAEAAIRFNRLVPIFIKVFVDTQHPLVIFLDDLQWADPATLDVLRTIVHDQARPGLLLIGAYREELATGTQIHEENQVDAVAWMKDSLHLHDESQLTVDHIKLETLSYIEVRQFVSHVLAENSSRIRSLAEVLYHRTGGNPLYLNRLLDNLYRENKLYYNEFEASWAWDPSVITQKPVNPDILHLIEARIHMLSGEKIELLTIGAAIGHRFCSSTLSLVSGYTVLYVRQLLHVLEEEGLLRREHDNDEADGDERYYTFLHDRIQQVAYKRMSDSDKTSLHLTIGRVIRDHLSNQSEFTIFDMVYHLNLGSEKMMDNAEKKELAEFNYQAGLKSKASTAYTGALHFFDIATRLSGDDWKDTASLNYRIMVEVSECEYMCGHTDRAEELLANLMSCTTNVVERIHIYLIRIAMYTYLKEDETAVNIGKQALTELDWHLPNRPSKALVIKEIMMTQSALFNRRNDVPHLPINRDPHYKALSDLVMAISLSVYAQSLGLSAVLFSRFVRYGLKHGNNEAFSYMLASYGMVVYKMSGFYTGAQYVDRAFHLASSFDSADLRSKLYYLRGLIRMMNPEEAAKQFEQSIQYGMESANLNYVSIAMMTHITNYNGDLNALSALLKHYEEISQQLVDGVTLNIFRITRGYIAQMQDGALESDEVVTPLKREQYREILNNEVYYTCTCKIETAYLFGRYREALEWVERGEWNTYLQTRVHIRKQRIYHSLTLAAMYPEVSVEEQKEIRLVLRKHLRAMKRWSGYYGKDSATYVLLTAELHRIEGNWAAAASVYEKATRLARNAGEGLMEAISCERASSFYRQLGSVNGAEALIADACDAYSRWGAHTKARILRAVDQHRRSAVIKFEGAAVQGVTEENITVDTLRESPSVYTIEHVEDKPYPEWVSSLDNCKTPLEFLTLAIRYSGSEKGYILNNDGKSFSVKEAAGTVNHEGVVSYAESIVRYVVKTGEPVILANAARSSYSADPSIIRNQSQSVLCMLILFPGDGSPSMLYLENNLLSDVFTKERLELLERMIARMMYVKSLKESKSQHNVVSASKALVEPLTNREKEILYALTDGLTNKEIAYRFGLTEGTVKSYIHNVYGKLGVKRRSQAIARAVELELIHYS comes from the coding sequence ATGTCATTAGTAATGATGAAGGAATTGATGAACGGGACTGAAATGAACATCACCTCCTTTTTAGATGTAGCAATAGGGTTGACTGAATCAGTACATAGGGCTCATAAGCAAAGTACATTTATGGGTCATTTGAATCCGAGTGGGATTCAAATTCAAATGGATCTGAATGTGGCTATTCTTACTGATCAACGATTGATAGATTACACGTACGTATCTCCCGAACAAACGGGAAAAATCAATCATATGCCGGACAAGCGCAGCGATCTGTATGTCCTGGGAATGATCTTTTATGAGATGTTAACCGGTCATCGGCCGTTCCATGCACAAAGTACAGAAGAATGGATACATGTACATCTTGCCGTTGTGCCCAAGCCTTTAAGCGACTGGCGTTCAAGTCTGGCAGGCTCGCTGGAGTCGATGATTATGAAGCTGTTGTCGAAGAAGCCGGAAGAGCGTTATCAGAGCGCATATGGTTTATTAAGTGACTTGAAGAGATGTGCTACATCGATGAAGGAAACGGGAGAGGTGGTTTCTTTTGAGATCGCACGTGCAGATGAGGCTAGTCGATTCAGGCTTCCTCGGACTCTCTTTGGTCGTGAGAGGGAAGAGAAGGCCCTCCAAGATGCATTCGAACAGGCAAGAGCGGGCGCATCTTCGTTTGTCTTTGTTAGTGGAATGGCAGGCAGTGGTAAAACGGTGCTCGTTCGAGAACTTCAGATGGTAGTTAGAATGGCTGGTGGTCGGTTCGTTAGTGGTAAATGTGATGTGCTGAATCGAGATATTCCGTTTTCTTCATTGCTGGAGGCCTTGCGAAGCTTAATTCGGCAGATATGGAGCGAATCCCCTGACAGTGTGGCGAAGCTGAAGAAGAAATTAACAAAGGCATTAGGTACAGGAGCAGCTGTGATTGTGCAGATTCTACCAGAAGCTGCGGAACTGTTTGATGAGATTCCAGCCATAGAACCGCTGCACCCTGCCGAGGCCGCTATTCGCTTTAACCGCCTGGTACCTATTTTTATAAAAGTTTTTGTGGATACACAGCATCCTCTGGTCATTTTCCTGGACGATCTTCAATGGGCAGACCCCGCTACTCTAGATGTTCTTCGCACCATCGTACATGATCAGGCACGACCGGGCTTACTGTTGATCGGTGCATACCGGGAGGAGCTCGCTACAGGAACGCAAATTCATGAAGAAAATCAAGTGGATGCAGTCGCATGGATGAAGGACTCGTTGCACTTGCATGATGAATCACAATTAACGGTTGATCATATCAAACTCGAGACTCTGTCCTACATTGAAGTAAGACAATTCGTATCGCATGTTCTTGCGGAGAACTCTAGTCGAATTCGGTCGCTCGCAGAGGTATTATACCACCGAACAGGTGGTAATCCGCTGTACTTGAATCGTCTTCTGGACAACCTGTATCGGGAAAACAAGCTCTATTATAATGAGTTCGAGGCATCCTGGGCCTGGGATCCATCAGTCATCACACAGAAGCCTGTGAACCCGGACATCCTTCATTTGATAGAAGCTCGTATTCATATGCTGTCCGGCGAAAAAATCGAGTTACTAACGATTGGCGCAGCGATCGGACATCGTTTCTGTTCATCAACGCTTTCTTTAGTTAGTGGTTACACTGTGCTGTATGTCCGTCAACTGTTGCATGTGCTAGAGGAAGAGGGATTACTACGCCGAGAACATGATAATGATGAAGCAGACGGGGATGAACGTTATTATACGTTCTTGCATGACCGTATTCAGCAGGTAGCCTACAAGAGAATGTCTGATTCGGACAAAACGAGCTTGCATCTGACGATTGGCCGTGTGATCCGCGATCATCTGTCCAACCAGAGTGAATTTACGATATTTGATATGGTGTATCACTTGAATCTGGGCAGTGAGAAGATGATGGATAACGCAGAGAAGAAAGAACTTGCTGAATTCAACTATCAGGCGGGTTTGAAATCTAAGGCGTCAACAGCCTATACGGGGGCTCTGCATTTTTTTGATATCGCTACACGTTTGTCTGGTGATGACTGGAAAGATACAGCCTCGCTTAACTACCGTATCATGGTTGAAGTGTCCGAATGTGAATATATGTGTGGTCATACAGATCGTGCGGAGGAGCTACTTGCAAACTTAATGTCTTGTACCACTAACGTGGTTGAACGTATTCATATTTACTTGATACGCATTGCCATGTACACGTATTTGAAAGAAGACGAAACAGCTGTAAATATTGGGAAGCAGGCACTAACAGAATTGGACTGGCATTTACCGAACCGACCTTCCAAAGCATTGGTTATAAAGGAAATCATGATGACACAGAGTGCCCTGTTCAACAGGCGTAATGATGTACCACATCTTCCCATTAATCGGGACCCCCATTATAAAGCATTATCAGATCTGGTTATGGCGATTTCGCTCTCGGTCTACGCACAGAGTCTCGGACTGTCAGCCGTGTTGTTTTCAAGATTTGTTCGTTATGGTCTCAAACATGGGAACAATGAAGCATTCTCCTACATGCTTGCCAGCTATGGTATGGTCGTCTATAAAATGTCTGGTTTCTATACGGGAGCTCAGTATGTAGATCGAGCATTCCATCTGGCATCTTCTTTTGACAGTGCAGATCTTCGGAGTAAATTATATTATCTTAGAGGTCTAATCCGAATGATGAATCCGGAGGAAGCAGCTAAGCAATTTGAGCAATCCATTCAATATGGGATGGAATCGGCTAATCTAAACTATGTTAGCATTGCGATGATGACGCATATCACCAACTACAATGGTGATCTGAACGCATTGTCTGCTCTGCTAAAACATTATGAAGAGATTTCGCAGCAGCTTGTGGACGGAGTCACGCTTAATATTTTTCGTATTACAAGAGGGTACATTGCACAAATGCAGGATGGGGCCTTGGAGAGCGATGAAGTGGTTACACCCTTAAAGAGAGAGCAATATAGAGAAATTTTGAACAACGAAGTGTATTATACATGCACCTGCAAAATCGAAACGGCTTATCTGTTTGGACGGTATCGGGAAGCCCTTGAATGGGTAGAGAGAGGAGAATGGAATACCTATCTCCAGACTCGTGTGCATATTCGTAAACAAAGGATATACCACTCGTTAACCCTTGCTGCCATGTATCCAGAAGTATCCGTAGAAGAGCAGAAGGAGATCCGTCTCGTGCTGCGCAAGCACTTGCGTGCGATGAAGCGATGGTCCGGTTATTATGGTAAGGATTCGGCAACCTATGTGCTCCTGACAGCTGAACTCCATCGAATAGAAGGCAATTGGGCTGCTGCTGCCTCGGTATACGAGAAAGCGACCCGGTTAGCCCGAAATGCGGGCGAGGGGCTAATGGAAGCGATATCTTGTGAACGAGCATCCAGTTTCTATCGGCAGTTGGGAAGTGTAAACGGCGCGGAGGCTCTTATTGCCGATGCTTGCGATGCATATTCAAGATGGGGAGCCCATACAAAAGCAAGAATACTGAGAGCAGTGGATCAACATAGAAGATCGGCTGTGATTAAGTTCGAAGGGGCAGCAGTTCAGGGAGTCACGGAAGAGAATATAACAGTGGATACCCTGCGTGAATCTCCGTCTGTTTATACTATAGAACATGTGGAAGATAAGCCATATCCGGAATGGGTGAGTTCGCTCGACAATTGTAAAACACCGTTGGAATTCCTAACATTGGCCATTCGTTATTCGGGTTCGGAGAAGGGATATATTCTCAATAATGATGGTAAAAGCTTTTCTGTGAAGGAAGCAGCGGGTACTGTGAATCATGAAGGGGTCGTTTCATACGCAGAATCTATCGTTCGTTATGTGGTGAAAACAGGTGAACCCGTTATACTTGCGAATGCTGCACGCAGCTCTTATTCGGCGGACCCCTCTATTATTAGAAATCAGTCCCAATCCGTGTTGTGTATGCTTATTCTTTTTCCTGGAGATGGATCGCCATCGATGCTCTACCTGGAGAACAATCTCTTATCTGATGTCTTCACGAAGGAAAGGTTAGAGCTATTGGAGCGAATGATTGCCCGGATGATGTATGTGAAATCATTGAAGGAGTCTAAGAGCCAGCACAATGTCGTGAGTGCTTCAAAGGCACTGGTTGAACCGCTGACGAATCGTGAAAAAGAGATCCTGTACGCGTTGACGGATGGATTGACGAATAAGGAGATTGCCTATCGCTTCGGATTAACCGAAGGCACAGTCAAAAGTTATATACACAATGTATATGGGAAACTGGGAGTGAAAAGAAGAAGTCAGGCAATAGCCCGTGCCGTGGAATTAGAATTAATTCATTACTCATAG
- a CDS encoding S-layer homology domain-containing protein produces MSTRFRASRKVTSIILVMLMVLGGWNGLFDRGNQVSAASGVEFAGGKGTSNEPYLIETAAQLDEVRWHLGNNIHFKLTADIDLSGYAEGEGWEPIGNVYSLFYGNLDGNGFKISNLTINRPQSTGVGLFGEISSPGSITNIGLEDIDIVGAREVGGLAGRSSGTITSSFTTGSIRAAIDGVGGLVGYNSGVIRNSYSNVSVEARQYAGGLVGVNYSRIYNSYVSGTVNADYLPGGLVSNSYDIVQDSFYDSDTTRQNDTGKGIGKQTSEMKNPSTYANWDDVYWGFNPDVNEGYPYLKAFYREVNYDGNGNTGGDAPIDSKPYSKNATVTVSVATDSLVKTDYAFGGWNTLASGSGTSYVPADTFLITENTTLYAQWLSTKATLTSGIGMVSTGGTATETITNIPGDVTLEEFKAAITLAANATFEIYEADGTTVATTLANGYKVIVTAEDGMTQVTYTLTVIAPPTPPSGGGNGGSTPPPSGGGNGGSTPPPSGGGGGVSAPAPSSGGGNSGSTPAQAPGKVTSTNGSLTLPVGTPGEVSLEDGLTITVPAGAVNQELKITMTKLLDTTNVVVNQEVFASRVFEVLKNVPGKFTKPVTLTFAFDASLVKSGQRAGIFYFDEVNKVWVEVQGSKTSGNSIAVEVDHFTKFAVLVVGSATEIPGTTPAESEVSVSDIAGHWAEAQIKQAIQDGIVNGYTDGTFKPSTTITRAEFTVMLINTLNTQEAGAELAFTDQAKIGTWAQAAVAQAVQAGIINGYTDGTFQPNANITRAEMATMIGKAFELSLDGSAVTSFADDEAIPAWAKHAVATLQARGVVQGTGANTFNPRAQTTRAEAVVMLLNMLNVAEGQNVQ; encoded by the coding sequence ATGAGTACAAGATTTCGAGCAAGTAGGAAAGTAACATCTATCATCTTAGTAATGTTGATGGTACTAGGCGGATGGAATGGGCTGTTCGATAGAGGGAATCAAGTATCTGCTGCGTCAGGAGTAGAATTCGCAGGAGGAAAGGGTACGAGCAATGAGCCTTATCTCATTGAAACGGCTGCCCAGCTCGACGAGGTCAGATGGCATTTGGGCAACAACATACATTTTAAGCTGACAGCGGATATCGATTTGAGCGGTTATGCGGAAGGCGAAGGCTGGGAGCCAATAGGTAATGTTTACAGTTTGTTTTACGGGAATTTGGACGGCAATGGTTTCAAAATTTCAAATCTTACAATTAATCGACCACAAAGTACTGGTGTTGGGCTTTTCGGAGAAATTAGTAGTCCAGGTTCAATTACTAATATCGGATTGGAAGATATCGATATTGTGGGTGCAAGAGAAGTAGGAGGCTTGGCAGGGCGCAGCTCAGGAACAATTACCTCTAGTTTTACAACTGGAAGCATAAGAGCTGCAATAGATGGTGTCGGAGGCTTGGTAGGGTATAATAGTGGGGTAATCCGCAATAGCTACAGCAATGTGAGTGTGGAAGCGCGGCAGTACGCAGGAGGTTTGGTGGGGGTAAATTATTCTAGGATCTACAATAGTTACGTTTCAGGGACGGTAAATGCAGACTATTTACCTGGAGGCTTAGTCTCTAATTCTTATGATATAGTCCAAGATAGCTTTTACGACAGTGACACAACTAGGCAAAATGATACGGGCAAAGGAATAGGTAAACAGACTTCAGAGATGAAGAATCCCAGCACGTATGCAAATTGGGATGACGTATATTGGGGATTCAATCCGGATGTGAATGAAGGCTATCCCTATTTGAAAGCTTTCTACCGTGAAGTGAACTACGACGGTAACGGTAACACTGGTGGAGATGCACCAATTGACAGTAAACCGTACTCCAAAAATGCAACGGTTACCGTGAGTGTAGCTACCGATTCTTTAGTCAAAACCGATTACGCTTTCGGGGGATGGAATACGTTAGCGAGCGGTAGTGGTACGAGCTATGTGCCTGCAGATACATTCTTGATAACCGAGAATACAACCCTGTATGCACAATGGCTGAGCACCAAAGCTACTTTGACATCTGGGATTGGAATGGTGAGCACGGGCGGGACAGCGACTGAGACGATTACGAACATTCCAGGCGATGTGACGTTAGAAGAGTTCAAGGCAGCAATCACACTGGCAGCGAATGCTACGTTCGAGATTTATGAGGCGGACGGAACCACGGTAGCGACAACATTAGCAAATGGGTATAAGGTCATCGTAACTGCTGAGGATGGAATGACCCAAGTTACGTATACTCTGACGGTGATTGCACCTCCAACACCACCGAGTGGTGGAGGTAATGGCGGAAGTACACCACCACCGAGTGGTGGAGGTAATGGCGGAAGTACACCACCACCGAGTGGCGGAGGCGGTGGTGTAAGTGCTCCGGCTCCATCAAGTGGTGGGGGCAATAGCGGAAGCACTCCAGCACAGGCTCCAGGGAAAGTAACGTCCACAAACGGCAGCCTCACGCTTCCGGTGGGAACCCCAGGCGAAGTCAGCTTGGAAGATGGATTAACGATCACCGTTCCTGCGGGCGCAGTGAATCAGGAATTAAAAATAACGATGACAAAATTGTTGGATACGACAAATGTTGTCGTGAACCAAGAGGTTTTTGCAAGCCGGGTCTTCGAAGTATTGAAGAACGTACCAGGTAAGTTCACAAAACCTGTCACGTTAACCTTTGCCTTCGATGCGAGTCTGGTGAAGAGCGGCCAACGGGCAGGAATCTTCTATTTCGATGAAGTGAATAAGGTATGGGTAGAAGTGCAGGGCAGCAAGACAAGCGGGAATTCCATCGCTGTCGAGGTGGATCACTTTACGAAGTTTGCAGTTCTGGTTGTGGGCTCCGCGACAGAAATTCCCGGCACAACACCTGCTGAATCGGAAGTTAGCGTAAGTGATATCGCAGGACACTGGGCTGAGGCACAGATCAAGCAAGCCATCCAGGATGGGATCGTGAACGGTTATACGGACGGAACGTTCAAGCCAAGTACAACGATAACCCGTGCGGAATTCACGGTCATGCTGATAAACACATTGAACACTCAGGAAGCAGGCGCAGAACTGGCGTTCACGGACCAAGCGAAGATTGGGACGTGGGCACAGGCAGCGGTAGCACAAGCCGTGCAAGCGGGCATTATTAACGGATATACGGATGGAACTTTCCAGCCGAATGCGAACATTACACGGGCAGAGATGGCAACGATGATTGGCAAGGCATTCGAGTTGTCCCTGGACGGTTCGGCGGTGACTTCGTTTGCCGATGATGAGGCCATTCCAGCTTGGGCGAAACATGCGGTAGCAACGCTGCAAGCACGTGGGGTAGTCCAAGGTACGGGAGCGAACACCTTCAATCCTCGTGCGCAAACGACAAGAGCAGAAGCGGTCGTGATGCTTCTGAATATGTTGAATGTAGCCGAGGGACAAAACGTTCAGTAA
- a CDS encoding IS1182 family transposase: MYIQYTMDQLFLPMDLETDIPKNHLVRVVNNAINRLSDSIFNSAYPGGGRHSYHPKMLTKIIIYAYTQRIYSSRQIAKAVRENIMFMWIAGRQQPDFRTINRFRSERMKEVLETVFTHVLELLVQEQYVSLDHYFLDGTKLEANANRYTFVWKKAVVKHQAKLQEKVHTLFQAIEEAENEEDTLHTGTDLPELGEVSALTAEKLEQAVKQLEEKLSEKPKSKTLKKAVRQLCKDFLPRLQKYEHQIQTAGERGSYSKTDPDATFMRMKEDHMRNGQLKPGYNVQIGTENQFVLGYSVHQRPTDTKCLKPHLDHLEEQLGKRVKTVIADAGYGSEENYSYLEEKNIHGIVKYGTYHKEKTRAWKQALGKVDHWSYNETEDTWTCAAGQTLPFRYESQAVTESGYAIRTRHYRSADCSECPLKTKCTTAKGNREITVSLTYMRQKNEMRERLRSEEGYTLSVRRMTEPESVFGQIKNNRGFRRFLLRGLQKVSLEVGWLCLAHNLLKKATLTEKRKKDKAE; encoded by the coding sequence TTGTACATTCAATATACCATGGATCAACTTTTCTTGCCAATGGATTTGGAGACAGATATCCCCAAAAATCACCTCGTTCGTGTTGTGAATAACGCAATCAATCGCCTCAGCGATTCCATTTTTAACTCGGCGTATCCTGGCGGGGGTCGCCATAGCTATCATCCCAAAATGCTCACCAAAATCATCATCTACGCCTACACCCAGCGCATCTATTCTTCCCGGCAAATTGCCAAGGCGGTTCGCGAAAATATCATGTTCATGTGGATAGCCGGGCGGCAACAACCGGATTTCCGGACCATTAATCGCTTTCGTTCCGAGCGGATGAAAGAGGTCTTGGAAACTGTGTTTACCCATGTGCTGGAGCTGTTGGTTCAGGAGCAATACGTGTCCTTGGATCACTATTTTTTGGACGGAACCAAGCTTGAAGCGAATGCGAATCGCTACACCTTTGTGTGGAAAAAAGCCGTCGTCAAGCACCAGGCCAAGCTGCAAGAAAAAGTACATACCTTGTTTCAAGCCATCGAAGAAGCGGAAAACGAAGAAGATACCCTCCACACCGGAACCGACCTGCCTGAACTTGGCGAAGTCTCGGCTCTCACTGCGGAAAAACTGGAACAAGCCGTCAAGCAATTGGAGGAAAAGCTAAGCGAAAAACCGAAGAGCAAAACATTAAAAAAAGCGGTGCGACAGTTGTGCAAAGACTTCCTGCCCCGGTTGCAAAAGTATGAGCATCAGATCCAAACTGCTGGTGAGCGGGGCAGTTACAGCAAAACCGATCCAGATGCGACGTTCATGCGAATGAAAGAAGACCACATGCGAAATGGTCAACTAAAGCCTGGATACAATGTACAAATCGGAACGGAAAACCAGTTTGTATTGGGCTACAGTGTACACCAGCGGCCCACGGACACCAAATGTCTGAAACCGCACCTGGATCATCTGGAAGAGCAGCTTGGTAAAAGAGTGAAAACCGTCATTGCCGATGCCGGGTATGGAAGCGAAGAAAATTACAGCTATTTGGAAGAAAAAAACATCCACGGCATCGTCAAATACGGAACATACCATAAAGAGAAAACGAGGGCATGGAAGCAAGCGCTGGGCAAAGTGGACCACTGGAGCTACAACGAAACCGAAGATACATGGACCTGTGCGGCAGGGCAAACGTTACCATTCCGGTATGAAAGTCAGGCGGTCACGGAGAGTGGCTACGCGATTCGAACCCGCCATTATCGAAGTGCAGACTGTAGCGAATGTCCCCTGAAAACCAAATGCACAACAGCGAAAGGCAATCGGGAGATTACCGTCAGTCTTACCTATATGCGTCAAAAAAACGAGATGCGGGAACGGTTACGTAGTGAGGAAGGATATACCCTTTCAGTTCGGCGCATGACGGAGCCTGAGAGTGTGTTTGGACAAATTAAAAATAACCGGGGATTCCGAAGATTCCTGCTTCGCGGCTTGCAAAAAGTGAGCCTGGAGGTTGGGTGGCTTTGCCTTGCCCACAATCTACTCAAAAAAGCCACATTGACAGAAAAACGCAAAAAGGACAAAGCAGAATAA